In one window of Lampris incognitus isolate fLamInc1 chromosome 3, fLamInc1.hap2, whole genome shotgun sequence DNA:
- the LOC130109485 gene encoding vitellogenin-like isoform X1, whose translation MRVVVLALTLALVGMYHFLSPNFATSKTYVYKYEAVLLGGLPEEGLARAGVKVRTKVLISAFAHNNFLLKLVEPELLEYSGIWPKDAFLPATKLTRALAAQLMTPIKFEYTHGVVGKVFAPEGISEMVLNIYRGILNTLQLNIKKTQNVYELQEAGAQGVCKTLYAITEDEKAERILLTKTRDLNHCQEKIIKDMGLAYTEKCVECQRETKNLRGTAAYNYILKPVADGVLILEAAVSELIQFSPFNEMNGAAQMETKQSLVFLNIEKTPVVPIEAEYLHRGSLKYEFANELLQTPIQLIKINNAQAQIVEILNHLVTHNVETVHEDAPLKFMELIQLLRKAHYEDIVMIWNQFRLKPAYRNWILDTLPAVGTATAMKFIKEKIITDELTVTEAVQAMAVSVHTVTADREVIRLFEALAINNKIVENPVLHEIVLLGYGTMVAKYCSEKVTCPADIIKPIHDLIVEAVAKNEINDIILLLKVLGNAGHPISLKSITKVLPIYGTAAATLPVRVHADAILAMRNIAKKEPKMIQEMAIQLYMDRALHPELRMLACIVLFETRPSMGLVTTLANILKTEENLQVASFTYSHMKSLTRSTATIHASVAAACNVAVKILRPKLDRLSNRFSKAIHMDTYNNPLMLGAAASAFYINDAATILPRSVVLKARGYLAGAAADVLEIGVRAEGLQEALLKNPAIADNVDRVTKMRRAIKALSEWRSLSTRKPLASVYIKFFGQELAFANLDKPLIDQAIALATEANAKSALKTLLSGASFHYAKPLLAAEVRRIFPTAAGLPMELSLYTTAVTAAAVQIKATTTPTLPETFQLAHLLKTDMMLETELKPSVAVHTFAVMGVNTALLQASMIARAKVNALVPAKISARLDIKKGSFKIEVIPVAVPENLAAVHVDTLAVARNIEDLAAAKITPIIPAPMLEPLSRDRLTSRITSSLARSSSRSSEMLDSDEAADIRHLIKTKVIHFEKKYCAKLATFGVKSCLKVGSENAGFIKDTPLYKLVGKHIVTLSMKAAEGAAIERVELEIVIGQKAVEKLTKPINLSEEEYAEGEPVLTKLRKILVPGLKNGTVSSSSSSSSRSLSSQSSSSRSSGRSVSSSSALSSSSSSRVNSKAIDAAAGPVSKVRSSSRGRLSSSRSASSSSRSSSKSLFSSSSSSSSASARVKKTVTYNHKFQKNHIKKTIISQGTSAAKISRSRSSGSSFEAIYKKKKILGNTVAPLFAIIVRAVRADQKVLGYELSAYLDKPDARLQIILAALAEDDNWKFCADGALLSKHKVTAKFAWGAECKQYKTMITAETGLVGPSPAARLRVAWDKLPSALKRYAKKIDEYLATTVLADLIEGKEENSEKQISLIIVATSDKTLDLIVKSPKRTFYKLALRLPIALPLDEVSGLTPFDDNMVDKIQYWVSKANAAECSFTRDTLTTFNNRRIKNETPLSCYQVLAQDCTDELKFMVLLKKDHIEHNHINVKIENIDIDLYPKNNNVIVKVNGMEIPINNLPYQHPTAKIQIRPKGEGISVYAPSHGLHEVYFDKNTFKVKVVDWMKGQTCGLCGKADGEVRQEYRIPNGRLTKSSISYAHSWVLPAESCRDTSECKMRLESVKLEKDIIVHGQESKCYSVEPVLRCLSGCFPVKTSPVTVGFHCLPADSTVNRSGGLPGVYDKSVDLRETTEAHLACSCTAQCS comes from the exons ATGAGAGTGGTTGTGCTAGCCCTGACCCTGGCCCTTGTGGGTATGTACCATTTTCTGT CTCCTAATTTTGCCACCAGTAAGACCTATGTGTACAAGTATGAAGCAGTGCTTCTGGGCGGTCTACCTGAGGAGGGGTTGGCAAGGGCTGGAGTAAAAGTCAGGACTAAAGTTCTCATCAGTGCTTTTGCCCACAATAACTTCCTTCTGAAG CTTGTAGAACCTGAGCTCTTGGAGTACAGTGGCATTTGGCCCAAAGATGCGTTCCTCCCAGCTACCAAGCTCACAAGAGCCCTGGCTGCTCAGCTCATGACCCCCATCAAGTTTGAGTATACTCATGGTGTTGTGGGAAAAGTTTTTGCCCCTGAAGGAATCTCAGAAATGGTGTTGAACATCTATAGAGGAATCCTGAACACCCTTCAGCTCAACATCAAGAAGACACAGAATGTCTACGAGTTGCAGGAG GCTGGAGCTCAGGGTGTGTGCAAGACCCTTTATGCCATTACTGAAGATGAGAAGGCTGAACGTATCCTTCTGACCAAGACAAGAGACCTGAACCACTGCCAGGAGAAAATCATCAAGGATATGGGTTTGGCTTACACTGAGAAGTGTGTCGAGTGTCAGCGG GAAACAAAGAACCTGAGGGGAACTGCTGCGTACAACTACATCCTGAAGCCGGTTGCTGATGGTGTTCTGATCTTAGAGGCTGCCGTCAGTGAACTGATTCAATTCTCTCCATTCAATGAGATGAATGGTGCTGCTCAAATGGAAACCAA GCAATCCTTGGTCTTCCTTAACATTGAAAAGACCCCAGTGGTACCCATTGAAGCGGAGTATCTCCACCGTGGCTCCCTTAAGTACGAGTTCGCCAATGAGCTTCTTCAGACTCCTATTCAGCTCATCAAGATCAACAATGCACAGGCCCAG ATTGTGGAGATCCTAAATCATCTGGTCACCCATAATGTGGAGACGGTCCATGAAGATGCCCCTCTTAAGTTTATGGAACTTATTCAGCTCCTTCGTAAAGCCCACTATGAAGACATTGTGATGATCTGGAATCAATTTAGGCTGAAACCTGCTTACAG AAACTGGATTCTGGATACCCTGCCTGCCGTTGGGACTGCTACTGCAATGAAATTCATCAAGGAGAAGATAATCACTGACGAACTCACTGTCACAGAGGCAGTTCAGGCTATGGCAGTGTCCGTGCACACAGTGACAGCTGACCGAGAGGTCATCAGGCTTTTTGAG GCCCTGGCAATCAACAACAAAATAGTGGAAAACCCTGTCCTGCATGAAATTGTCTTGCTTGGCTATGGTACCATGGTCGCCAAATACTGTTCTGAGAAGGTCACCTGCCCTGCTGATATTATCAAG CCCATTCATGACCTCATTGTGGAGGCAGTTGCCAAGAATGAGATCAACGACATCATCTTGCTTCTGAAGGTTCTGGGTAACGCTGGCCATCCTATCAGCCTTAAGTCAATCACAAAGGTACTACCCATCTACGGTACTGCAGCTGCAACACTGCCTGTGAGAGTCCATGCCGATGCCATCTTGGCCATGAGGAACATCGCAAAGAAGGAGCCAAAAatg ATCCAAGAAATGGCTATTCAGCTGTACATGGATAGGGCTCTACACCCAGAGCTCCGTATGCTTGCTTGCATTGTGCTGTTTGAAACAAGGCCTTCAATGGGGCTGGTGACCACCCTCGCCAACATTTTGAAGACAGAAGAGAATCTGCAAGTGGCTAGCTTCACTTATTCCCACATGAAGTCCCTGACTAGGAGTACTGCTACTATCCATGCTTCAGT TGCTGCAGCTTGCAATGTTGCGGTCAAAATCCTGCGCCCCAAACTGGATCGGCTGAGTAACCGCTTCAGCAAAGCAATCCACATGGACACCTACAACA ATCCCCTGATGCTcggtgctgctgccagtgcttTCTACATCAATGACGCTGCCACCATCTTGCCCAGGTCTGTTGTGCTCAAAGCCCGTGGGTACCTAGCTGGGGCTGCTGCTGACGTCCTTGAG ATTGGTGTAAGAGCTGAAGGACTCCAGGAAGCTCTTTTGAAAAACCCAGCCATTGCTGACAACGTTGACAGGGTCACCAAGATGAGGCGCGCCATTAAGGCT CTATCAGAGTGGAGGTCTTTGTCAACACGCAAGCCTCTGGCATCTGTATATATCAAGTTCTTTGGACAAGAACTTGCCTTTGCTAACCTTGATAAACCTCTGATCGACCAGGCCATTGCG CTTGCCACTGAAGCCAACGCAAAGAGTGCACTGAAGACGCTGCTCTCCGGTGCTTCATTCCATTACGCCAAACCTTTGTTGGCTGCTGAGGTGCGTCGTATCTTCCCTACTGCTGCCGGTCTGCCCATGGAGCTCAGTCTATACACCACCGCTGTGACTGCTGCAGCTGTCCAAA TCAAGGCCACCACAACACCCACTCTGCCAGAGACCTTCCAGCTTGCTCACCTGCTGAAAACAGACATGATGCTTGAGACTGAGTTGAAACCAAG TGTTGCTGTCCATACATTTGCCGTGATGGGAGTAAATACTGCCCTGCTCCAAGCCTCCATGATTGCAAGAGCAAAGGTCAACGCATTGGTGCCAGCCAAAATCTCAGCAAGACTTGATATCAAGAAGGGCAGTTTCAAGATTGAAGTTATTCCTGTTGCTGTGCCTGAAAACCTTGCAGCTGTACA TGTTGATACTTTGGCTGTGGCAAGAAACATTGAGGATCTTGCTGCTGCAAAGATCACACCCATCATCCCAGCACCAATGCTGGAACCTCTCTCAAGGGACAGGTTAACATCCAGGATTACCTCCTCTCTTGCTCGTAGCTCA TCAAGATCCTCGGAGATGTTAGATTCTGATGAAGCTGCTGACATCAGGCACTTGATCAAGACCAAAGTCATCCACTTTGAGAAGAAGTATTGCGCTAAGCTTGCTACCTTTGGAGTGAAGAGCTGCCTCAAGGTTGGCTCTGAGAATGCTGGCTTCATCAAGGACACCCCTCTCTATAAACTGGTCGGCAAGCACATTGTTACTCTTTCAATGAAAGCAG CCGAAGGAGCAGCAATCGAAAGGGTGGAGTTGGAGATTGTGATTGGACAGAAGGCTGTTGAGAAGCTAACCAAGCCCATCAATCTGAGTGAGGAGGAGTACGCTGAGGGAGAGCCAGTCTTGACCAAGCTGAGGAAAATCCTCGTCCCTGGTCTGAAGAATGGCACCGTGTCCTCCTCCAGTTCCAGCAGCTCCCGCTCCCTGAGCTCTCAGTCAAGCAGCTCCCGCTCAAGCGGACGCTCCGTGTCATCATCGTCGGCCTTGTCCAGCTCCTCGTCGTCTCGTGTCAACAGCAAGGCGATTGATGCCGCTGCTGGTCCTGTCAGTAAAgtgcgcagcagcagcagaggcagACTCAGCTCTAGCCGCTCAGCGAGCAGCTCCTCTAGGTCTAGCTCCAAATCTCTCTTCAGCTCTTCCAGTTCCTCCAGCTCTGCCAGCGCCCGTGTGAAAAAG ACTGTGACATACAACCATAAATTCCAGAAGAACCACATAAAGAAG ACCATTATCTCTCAAGGCACCTCGGCCGCCAAAATATCGAGGAGCAGAAGCAGTGGTTCAAGTTTCGAGGCCATTTACAAAAAG AAAAAAATCCTGGGCAATACTGTTGCTCCTCTCTTTGCCATCATCGTGCGTGCTGTGAGAGCTGATCAAAAGGTTCTGGGATACGAACTCAGTGCCTATTTGGACAAGCCTGATGCCAGACTGCAGATCATCTTGGCTGCCCTAGCTGAGGATGACAACTGGAAGTTCTGTGCTGATGGTGCTTTGCTCAGCAAGCACAAAGTCACG GCCAAGTTTGCCTGGGGAGCCGAATGCAAGCAATACAAGACTATGATCACAGCTGAGACTGGTCTGGTCGGTCCAAGCCCTGCTGCCCGCCTGAGAGTGGCTTGGGACAAGCTTCCCTCTGCTCTAAAGCGCTACGCAAAAAA GATTGATGAGTATCTTGCTACTACTGTCCTGGCTGACTTGATTGAAGGAAAGGAAGAGAACAGTGAGAAGCAAATTTCACTGATCATCGTCGCAACATCTGACAAGACTCTCGACCTGATTGTGAAATCACCAAAG AGGACCTTCTACAAACTGGCTTTGCGCCTTCCCATTGCTCTGCCACTTGATGAAGTGTCTGGACTCACCCCTTTTGATGACAACATGGTGGACAAAATCCAGTACTGGGTTTCCAAGGCTAACGCAG CTGAATGTAGCTTCACCAGGGACACACTGACCACATTCAACAACAGGAGAATCAAAAACGAGACGCCCTTGTCCTGCTACCAGGTTTTGGCTCAGGATTGCACCGACGAACTCAAATTCATGGTCCTGCTGAAGAAGGATCACATTGAGCATAATCATATCAATGTGAAAATTGAAAACAT TGATATTGACTTGTATCCTAAGAATAATAATGTGATCGTGAAGGTTAATGGAATGGAAATTCCCATCAACAACCTCCCATACCAGCACCCAACAG CTAAAATCCAGATCAGACCTAAGGGTGAAGGCATCTCTGTCTACGCGCCAAGCCATGGTCTTCACGAAGTCTACTTTGATAAGAACACatttaag GTGAAAGTTGTGGACTGGATGAAGGGACAGACCTGTGGACTCTGTGGGAAGGCTGATGGAGAAGTCAGGCAGGAGTATCGTATCCCCAACGGACGCCTGACCAAGAGCTCCATCAGCTATGCTCACTCCTGGGTGCTTCCTGCAGAGAGCTGCCGTGACACCTCCG AATGTAAAATGAGACTTGAATCTGTGAAGCTGGAGAAGGACATAATCGTTCATGGGCAGGAGTCCAAATGCTATTCTGTTGAGCCAGTGCTGCGCTGCCTGTCTGGCTGTTTCCCAGTGAAGACCTCTCCCGTCACAGTTGGCTTCCACTGCCTACCCGCTG ATTCTACTGTGAATCGCTCCGGGGGTCTGCCTGGTGTCTATGATAAGAGTGTGGACTTGAGAGAAACCACAGAAGCTCATCTGGCTTGTAGCTGCACCGCTCAGTGTTCTTAA
- the LOC130109485 gene encoding vitellogenin-like isoform X3, with translation MRVVVLALTLALVVSSGQHVNFAPNFATSKTYVYKYEAVLLGGLPEEGLARAGVKVRTKVLISAFAHNNFLLKLVEPELLEYSGIWPKDAFLPATKLTRALAAQLMTPIKFEYTHGVVGKVFAPEGISEMVLNIYRGILNTLQLNIKKTQNVYELQEAGAQGVCKTLYAITEDEKAERILLTKTRDLNHCQEKIIKDMGLAYTEKCVECQRETKNLRGTAAYNYILKPVADGVLILEAAVSELIQFSPFNEMNGAAQMETKQSLVFLNIEKTPVVPIEAEYLHRGSLKYEFANELLQTPIQLIKINNAQAQIVEILNHLVTHNVETVHEDAPLKFMELIQLLRKAHYEDIVMIWNQFRLKPAYRNWILDTLPAVGTATAMKFIKEKIITDELTVTEAVQAMAVSVHTVTADREVIRLFEALAINNKIVENPVLHEIVLLGYGTMVAKYCSEKVTCPADIIKPIHDLIVEAVAKNEINDIILLLKVLGNAGHPISLKSITKVLPIYGTAAATLPVRVHADAILAMRNIAKKEPKMIQEMAIQLYMDRALHPELRMLACIVLFETRPSMGLVTTLANILKTEENLQVASFTYSHMKSLTRSTATIHASVAAACNVAVKILRPKLDRLSNRFSKAIHMDTYNNPLMLGAAASAFYINDAATILPRSVVLKARGYLAGAAADVLEIGVRAEGLQEALLKNPAIADNVDRVTKMRRAIKALSEWRSLSTRKPLASVYIKFFGQELAFANLDKPLIDQAIALATEANAKSALKTLLSGASFHYAKPLLAAEVRRIFPTAAGLPMELSLYTTAVTAAAVQIKATTTPTLPETFQLAHLLKTDMMLETELKPSVAVHTFAVMGVNTALLQASMIARAKVNALVPAKISARLDIKKGSFKIEVIPVAVPENLAAVHVDTLAVARNIEDLAAAKITPIIPAPMLEPLSRDRLTSRITSSLARSSSRSSEMLDSDEAADIRHLIKTKVIHFEKKYCAKLATFGVKSCLKVGSENAGFIKDTPLYKLVGKHIVTLSMKAAEGAAIERVELEIVIGQKAVEKLTKPINLSEEEYAEGEPVLTKLRKILVPGLKNGTVSSSSSSSSRSLSSQSSSSRSSGRSVSSSSALSSSSSSRVNSKAIDAAAGPVSKVRSSSRGRLSSSRSASSSSRSSSKSLFSSSSSSSSASARVKKTVTYNHKFQKNHIKKTIISQGTSAAKISRSRSSGSSFEAIYKKKKILGNTVAPLFAIIVRAVRADQKVLGYELSAYLDKPDARLQIILAALAEDDNWKFCADGALLSKHKVTAKFAWGAECKQYKTMITAETGLVGPSPAARLRVAWDKLPSALKRYAKKIDEYLATTVLADLIEGKEENSEKQISLIIVATSDKTLDLIVKSPKRTFYKLALRLPIALPLDEVSGLTPFDDNMVDKIQYWVSKANAAECSFTRDTLTTFNNRRIKNETPLSCYQVLAQDCTDELKFMVLLKKDHIEHNHINVKIENIDIDLYPKNNNVIVKVNGMEIPINNLPYQHPTAKIQIRPKGEGISVYAPSHGLHEVYFDKNTFKVKVVDWMKGQTCGLCGKADGEVRQEYRIPNGRLTKSSISYAHSWVLPAESCRDTSECKMRLESVKLEKDIIVHGQESKCYSVEPVLRCLSGCFPVKTSPVTVGFHCLPADSTVNRSGGLPGVYDKSVDLRETTEAHLACSCTAQCS, from the exons ATGAGAGTGGTTGTGCTAGCCCTGACCCTGGCCCTTGTGG TTTCAT CTGGTCAACATGTCAACTTTG CTCCTAATTTTGCCACCAGTAAGACCTATGTGTACAAGTATGAAGCAGTGCTTCTGGGCGGTCTACCTGAGGAGGGGTTGGCAAGGGCTGGAGTAAAAGTCAGGACTAAAGTTCTCATCAGTGCTTTTGCCCACAATAACTTCCTTCTGAAG CTTGTAGAACCTGAGCTCTTGGAGTACAGTGGCATTTGGCCCAAAGATGCGTTCCTCCCAGCTACCAAGCTCACAAGAGCCCTGGCTGCTCAGCTCATGACCCCCATCAAGTTTGAGTATACTCATGGTGTTGTGGGAAAAGTTTTTGCCCCTGAAGGAATCTCAGAAATGGTGTTGAACATCTATAGAGGAATCCTGAACACCCTTCAGCTCAACATCAAGAAGACACAGAATGTCTACGAGTTGCAGGAG GCTGGAGCTCAGGGTGTGTGCAAGACCCTTTATGCCATTACTGAAGATGAGAAGGCTGAACGTATCCTTCTGACCAAGACAAGAGACCTGAACCACTGCCAGGAGAAAATCATCAAGGATATGGGTTTGGCTTACACTGAGAAGTGTGTCGAGTGTCAGCGG GAAACAAAGAACCTGAGGGGAACTGCTGCGTACAACTACATCCTGAAGCCGGTTGCTGATGGTGTTCTGATCTTAGAGGCTGCCGTCAGTGAACTGATTCAATTCTCTCCATTCAATGAGATGAATGGTGCTGCTCAAATGGAAACCAA GCAATCCTTGGTCTTCCTTAACATTGAAAAGACCCCAGTGGTACCCATTGAAGCGGAGTATCTCCACCGTGGCTCCCTTAAGTACGAGTTCGCCAATGAGCTTCTTCAGACTCCTATTCAGCTCATCAAGATCAACAATGCACAGGCCCAG ATTGTGGAGATCCTAAATCATCTGGTCACCCATAATGTGGAGACGGTCCATGAAGATGCCCCTCTTAAGTTTATGGAACTTATTCAGCTCCTTCGTAAAGCCCACTATGAAGACATTGTGATGATCTGGAATCAATTTAGGCTGAAACCTGCTTACAG AAACTGGATTCTGGATACCCTGCCTGCCGTTGGGACTGCTACTGCAATGAAATTCATCAAGGAGAAGATAATCACTGACGAACTCACTGTCACAGAGGCAGTTCAGGCTATGGCAGTGTCCGTGCACACAGTGACAGCTGACCGAGAGGTCATCAGGCTTTTTGAG GCCCTGGCAATCAACAACAAAATAGTGGAAAACCCTGTCCTGCATGAAATTGTCTTGCTTGGCTATGGTACCATGGTCGCCAAATACTGTTCTGAGAAGGTCACCTGCCCTGCTGATATTATCAAG CCCATTCATGACCTCATTGTGGAGGCAGTTGCCAAGAATGAGATCAACGACATCATCTTGCTTCTGAAGGTTCTGGGTAACGCTGGCCATCCTATCAGCCTTAAGTCAATCACAAAGGTACTACCCATCTACGGTACTGCAGCTGCAACACTGCCTGTGAGAGTCCATGCCGATGCCATCTTGGCCATGAGGAACATCGCAAAGAAGGAGCCAAAAatg ATCCAAGAAATGGCTATTCAGCTGTACATGGATAGGGCTCTACACCCAGAGCTCCGTATGCTTGCTTGCATTGTGCTGTTTGAAACAAGGCCTTCAATGGGGCTGGTGACCACCCTCGCCAACATTTTGAAGACAGAAGAGAATCTGCAAGTGGCTAGCTTCACTTATTCCCACATGAAGTCCCTGACTAGGAGTACTGCTACTATCCATGCTTCAGT TGCTGCAGCTTGCAATGTTGCGGTCAAAATCCTGCGCCCCAAACTGGATCGGCTGAGTAACCGCTTCAGCAAAGCAATCCACATGGACACCTACAACA ATCCCCTGATGCTcggtgctgctgccagtgcttTCTACATCAATGACGCTGCCACCATCTTGCCCAGGTCTGTTGTGCTCAAAGCCCGTGGGTACCTAGCTGGGGCTGCTGCTGACGTCCTTGAG ATTGGTGTAAGAGCTGAAGGACTCCAGGAAGCTCTTTTGAAAAACCCAGCCATTGCTGACAACGTTGACAGGGTCACCAAGATGAGGCGCGCCATTAAGGCT CTATCAGAGTGGAGGTCTTTGTCAACACGCAAGCCTCTGGCATCTGTATATATCAAGTTCTTTGGACAAGAACTTGCCTTTGCTAACCTTGATAAACCTCTGATCGACCAGGCCATTGCG CTTGCCACTGAAGCCAACGCAAAGAGTGCACTGAAGACGCTGCTCTCCGGTGCTTCATTCCATTACGCCAAACCTTTGTTGGCTGCTGAGGTGCGTCGTATCTTCCCTACTGCTGCCGGTCTGCCCATGGAGCTCAGTCTATACACCACCGCTGTGACTGCTGCAGCTGTCCAAA TCAAGGCCACCACAACACCCACTCTGCCAGAGACCTTCCAGCTTGCTCACCTGCTGAAAACAGACATGATGCTTGAGACTGAGTTGAAACCAAG TGTTGCTGTCCATACATTTGCCGTGATGGGAGTAAATACTGCCCTGCTCCAAGCCTCCATGATTGCAAGAGCAAAGGTCAACGCATTGGTGCCAGCCAAAATCTCAGCAAGACTTGATATCAAGAAGGGCAGTTTCAAGATTGAAGTTATTCCTGTTGCTGTGCCTGAAAACCTTGCAGCTGTACA TGTTGATACTTTGGCTGTGGCAAGAAACATTGAGGATCTTGCTGCTGCAAAGATCACACCCATCATCCCAGCACCAATGCTGGAACCTCTCTCAAGGGACAGGTTAACATCCAGGATTACCTCCTCTCTTGCTCGTAGCTCA TCAAGATCCTCGGAGATGTTAGATTCTGATGAAGCTGCTGACATCAGGCACTTGATCAAGACCAAAGTCATCCACTTTGAGAAGAAGTATTGCGCTAAGCTTGCTACCTTTGGAGTGAAGAGCTGCCTCAAGGTTGGCTCTGAGAATGCTGGCTTCATCAAGGACACCCCTCTCTATAAACTGGTCGGCAAGCACATTGTTACTCTTTCAATGAAAGCAG CCGAAGGAGCAGCAATCGAAAGGGTGGAGTTGGAGATTGTGATTGGACAGAAGGCTGTTGAGAAGCTAACCAAGCCCATCAATCTGAGTGAGGAGGAGTACGCTGAGGGAGAGCCAGTCTTGACCAAGCTGAGGAAAATCCTCGTCCCTGGTCTGAAGAATGGCACCGTGTCCTCCTCCAGTTCCAGCAGCTCCCGCTCCCTGAGCTCTCAGTCAAGCAGCTCCCGCTCAAGCGGACGCTCCGTGTCATCATCGTCGGCCTTGTCCAGCTCCTCGTCGTCTCGTGTCAACAGCAAGGCGATTGATGCCGCTGCTGGTCCTGTCAGTAAAgtgcgcagcagcagcagaggcagACTCAGCTCTAGCCGCTCAGCGAGCAGCTCCTCTAGGTCTAGCTCCAAATCTCTCTTCAGCTCTTCCAGTTCCTCCAGCTCTGCCAGCGCCCGTGTGAAAAAG ACTGTGACATACAACCATAAATTCCAGAAGAACCACATAAAGAAG ACCATTATCTCTCAAGGCACCTCGGCCGCCAAAATATCGAGGAGCAGAAGCAGTGGTTCAAGTTTCGAGGCCATTTACAAAAAG AAAAAAATCCTGGGCAATACTGTTGCTCCTCTCTTTGCCATCATCGTGCGTGCTGTGAGAGCTGATCAAAAGGTTCTGGGATACGAACTCAGTGCCTATTTGGACAAGCCTGATGCCAGACTGCAGATCATCTTGGCTGCCCTAGCTGAGGATGACAACTGGAAGTTCTGTGCTGATGGTGCTTTGCTCAGCAAGCACAAAGTCACG GCCAAGTTTGCCTGGGGAGCCGAATGCAAGCAATACAAGACTATGATCACAGCTGAGACTGGTCTGGTCGGTCCAAGCCCTGCTGCCCGCCTGAGAGTGGCTTGGGACAAGCTTCCCTCTGCTCTAAAGCGCTACGCAAAAAA GATTGATGAGTATCTTGCTACTACTGTCCTGGCTGACTTGATTGAAGGAAAGGAAGAGAACAGTGAGAAGCAAATTTCACTGATCATCGTCGCAACATCTGACAAGACTCTCGACCTGATTGTGAAATCACCAAAG AGGACCTTCTACAAACTGGCTTTGCGCCTTCCCATTGCTCTGCCACTTGATGAAGTGTCTGGACTCACCCCTTTTGATGACAACATGGTGGACAAAATCCAGTACTGGGTTTCCAAGGCTAACGCAG CTGAATGTAGCTTCACCAGGGACACACTGACCACATTCAACAACAGGAGAATCAAAAACGAGACGCCCTTGTCCTGCTACCAGGTTTTGGCTCAGGATTGCACCGACGAACTCAAATTCATGGTCCTGCTGAAGAAGGATCACATTGAGCATAATCATATCAATGTGAAAATTGAAAACAT TGATATTGACTTGTATCCTAAGAATAATAATGTGATCGTGAAGGTTAATGGAATGGAAATTCCCATCAACAACCTCCCATACCAGCACCCAACAG CTAAAATCCAGATCAGACCTAAGGGTGAAGGCATCTCTGTCTACGCGCCAAGCCATGGTCTTCACGAAGTCTACTTTGATAAGAACACatttaag GTGAAAGTTGTGGACTGGATGAAGGGACAGACCTGTGGACTCTGTGGGAAGGCTGATGGAGAAGTCAGGCAGGAGTATCGTATCCCCAACGGACGCCTGACCAAGAGCTCCATCAGCTATGCTCACTCCTGGGTGCTTCCTGCAGAGAGCTGCCGTGACACCTCCG AATGTAAAATGAGACTTGAATCTGTGAAGCTGGAGAAGGACATAATCGTTCATGGGCAGGAGTCCAAATGCTATTCTGTTGAGCCAGTGCTGCGCTGCCTGTCTGGCTGTTTCCCAGTGAAGACCTCTCCCGTCACAGTTGGCTTCCACTGCCTACCCGCTG ATTCTACTGTGAATCGCTCCGGGGGTCTGCCTGGTGTCTATGATAAGAGTGTGGACTTGAGAGAAACCACAGAAGCTCATCTGGCTTGTAGCTGCACCGCTCAGTGTTCTTAA